The following DNA comes from Desulfobacterales bacterium.
TTGCTTGAGCAAAATGGCGCTTTCGGGCATATCCATCCAGATATTGATGATTTCCGTTTTGCTGTTTTTGGCCTTGAGCAATCCCATGGAAAAGTCAGTTGCACCGGTGGGGTAAATTTCCACACCGGTGACATTCCAGCCTTTTTTAGTGGCAACGGCATTCATGACTTTGGCCGCACCGCGCGCATGGGAGACATCCTGCGCGATGATAAAAAGGTTGTTGAAGCCGTGTTTTTCCTTCAGCTCGGTAAAGTTGGCAAACATCTCGCCCACCAAATTCTTGGCCTCACCGTGGATTCGGAAACAATACTTGTATTTGTCATAGTTTTCGGCCACCATTGCGTGGTATTTGGGCGTTAAAACACCGGTGGTCAGGATCGACACCTTTTTATATTTGCTTAAAAGCGGCATCGCGGCCAGCGCGGCTTCGGAACGAACCGGTCCGCCGACTATAAAATCAGCTTTTTTATCCAGGATCAGCTTTTCAACCGCCAGCAGGGCCTCGCTGACCGGCACACCCGGTTCCAAATCGCGGGTATCAATCACCTCCAGTTTGAGCGGTCGTTTCTTGCCGCCCACATTGACACCGCCGGCGGCGTTGATTTCCTCAATCGCCAGGGTAAAGGCTCTCTCAGGACCCCATCCATATAGGAAGGCCGTTGAAAGCGGCGCACCAACAATAATGGGCTTTTCGGCCGCCAGGGCCGCGCTTCCCGGCAGGATTAGAAAAATTCCCAATAATAAGATCATGAGCATTTTCATATTCTTAACGATCATGGTAAACCCTCCTTTTCCAGAATGAAAACGGGTTATGGGTTGGCAGATCACAGCAACCTAAAGCAATTGCGACCGCGATCCTTGATTTTATTGAACTGCGGGCTCGATCACGCAGCTTAGATCATGCTGCGCGGTAAAATTGATCGATGGTTGATGTTCTATCGGGTGGGTTTTTGAATGTCA
Coding sequences within:
- a CDS encoding ABC transporter substrate-binding protein gives rise to the protein MIVKNMKMLMILLLGIFLILPGSAALAAEKPIIVGAPLSTAFLYGWGPERAFTLAIEEINAAGGVNVGGKKRPLKLEVIDTRDLEPGVPVSEALLAVEKLILDKKADFIVGGPVRSEAALAAMPLLSKYKKVSILTTGVLTPKYHAMVAENYDKYKYCFRIHGEAKNLVGEMFANFTELKEKHGFNNLFIIAQDVSHARGAAKVMNAVATKKGWNVTGVEIYPTGATDFSMGLLKAKNSKTEIINIWMDMPESAILLKQWYEMKIPALPFGSTLAAAEQPGFWKATDGKGEYTLCNVVNAGNAPSDATPWTMKFYNAYEKRWGVAPEGLGGSSSYMAIYVLRDAIERAGSLDSDKIVTELEKTDVMGVYGRLKFDPKSHQVIPAKDPETGAVGSILQWQDGKRVVVYPKSIAKGSIQLPPWMKK